In Alkalimarinus alittae, the DNA window ATAGATATAAAGTATGCCAACCGACTTACCTTGGAGCGTAATGGGTGCTCTATAATATCTAACACTGGGAGACGATGTAATTAGCGTGACGTCTTGACCCACTTCGCCATCGCTAACATTAGATTCAGGTGCTTCACCCTGGTTCACCTGTGATATCATCACAAGATCAGGATCTTTAGTCGACCACTCTAAATCTGCCTGTTCCAAATCTACTGTGTAAATAGACCCCTTTGCAGATACAGAAAAGCACCCCGTTGATAAAATAGCAGATAGGGCTTGAGACAATTGTTCTTCGAATGATACGTTGGTAATAACTAATTGAAGCACCTTATGGATGATGCTCTGGTAGCAAGCCTGCCGTCTTAGCTCCTTTTGGTCATAGTAACTACGCAACCCGGTTTTGATGGTTAAGACTAAATCCTCTTCATCCCAGGGTTTAGATATATAACGAAATAGGCTCGCTTTGTTAACGGCCTCACCCACTGACTCGGCGGTCGCTTGGCCCGTCAACATAATGCCGTGAGTATTGGGTAACAACGTTTTAATTCGAGCTAATAACTCATCACCATACATGCCCCCCATAATCTGATCAGCAATTACAAGCGGTACTTCTGTTCGGCTTTCAGTGAGCTCCTCTAAAATTTCTAGCGCTTCTTCACCACTTTCTGCCAATTCTATTTGGTAAGTATCCCCCAAATTGTTCATCAACTGGCTTTTTAAACTGCTAAGAATGATACGCTCATCATCAACACAAAGAATGACAGGTCTGCTCACTTATCCTCCAGTGTTGCTTTGATGATATTCACGAGGTCTTCTTTACTCCAAGGTTTAGTCAAGCAAGCGGCTAAATTAGCTTTTTCGTTAACACGTTCGATCACGTCAGGGTCCGCATGTCCGGTTAACATGATCTTAACGACACGAGGATATTTTTCATGTAATGCAATCAATAATGCGTCTCCTTTCACCTTAGGCATTAAGCAGTCAGAAATAACAACCGCAAGTTCATCGCCTACGTCAAATATCTCATTAATCACTTCCCATGCTTCTTCTGCACTTTCTGCTATTTCATACGAGAATTTTGTTCCTAAACAATACCTTAACTGCGCCCGCAAGCTCATTAAAATGGTTCTGTCATCATCTACACACAATATGAAAGGTTTACTCATTCAATAACCGTCTGAAATAGCCTACACTCAGTATATAATAGACCATAAATTCATAATAAGAAGATTCAATTTGTTCAGTATTATTGCACTGAAACTGACACCATTTTTTCGCAGAGCCTCCGCCTTTGCGCTATTAGCACTCCTGCTATTAGGTGTGCCTTCTGTTGCTTTGTGCCAAGATAAATTCACTATTTACTTTTATGACCCTGAAGTAAACACCACTCGAAATGTCGTTTTAAAAATGGTATTTGATCAAT includes these proteins:
- a CDS encoding GGDEF domain-containing response regulator, whose protein sequence is MSRPVILCVDDERIILSSLKSQLMNNLGDTYQIELAESGEEALEILEELTESRTEVPLVIADQIMGGMYGDELLARIKTLLPNTHGIMLTGQATAESVGEAVNKASLFRYISKPWDEEDLVLTIKTGLRSYYDQKELRRQACYQSIIHKVLQLVITNVSFEEQLSQALSAILSTGCFSVSAKGSIYTVDLEQADLEWSTKDPDLVMISQVNQGEAPESNVSDGEVGQDVTLITSSPSVRYYRAPITLQGKSVGILYIYIDETHDETPQVKAFLSSVCHTLAGMIRISQYNRALEKHSLNLEQLVEKRTHELHQALRKQEQLNDIFLDVNKKLNYFATTDELTKLMNRRCFFERADAEASRARRYGRKALLAILDVDFFKEVNDKFGHQVGDTVLEKVAHVIVETIREHDVIGRIGGEEFALLMPETDVDEGKEICERVRLAISSNTVVVGDHCISISVSMGLSEVKDEESTISGAMIRADQALYDSKHKGRNLISYN
- a CDS encoding response regulator, translated to MSKPFILCVDDDRTILMSLRAQLRYCLGTKFSYEIAESAEEAWEVINEIFDVGDELAVVISDCLMPKVKGDALLIALHEKYPRVVKIMLTGHADPDVIERVNEKANLAACLTKPWSKEDLVNIIKATLEDK